From Aspergillus luchuensis IFO 4308 DNA, chromosome 2, nearly complete sequence:
CATGGCTAGTGTATTTGACGGACTATGTCGGGGCTCAACAAACTTCAAAAGTGGACCTCGAGACGAGGGATGGAATGCAAGATAGCCGGTCTGCAACGGTCAATTCAATTTCCGGATAAACAGGGACCAAAAGGCAATTTCCTTCTAGCATTCTTAACTTGATTGCAGAGACCTTAACTGGCTAGTCTCTAAAGCCTTCCGCTTACAAATGCCAGCCACAATGGATCCCTTGTCGCACCATAAAATAACCGGTCAATCGTCCGTGCTTGATGGTTATGGCTTTACTATCACGCATCCCGTATACTATACGAATAGACTCGACTATGGCAAATGACAAAGCTGAGCCCGGGCAACCTCGTCATCTACAAAATAATCATGGATGTCAGATAACTTGCCCTTGGAACCACGCAAGGCTATTCACTGCTGCCGACTAAGCCTCTAAGAATATATGGGAATTCGACACTAAGAGTGCCGCCACGAAAGCTGTTGTACAGCAATCAAATCAGACCACTCTCCTTTGTGTATCTTCAATATATACTTCTGGGACCCCATTCCCCACTACCTGACACTAGGTCCCTGCCGGCCAAGTTAGTCCATTCCTTCACCTGGATAAATCAAGGTAATTTGCCCCTGAAGCACACCACTATATACCCGGGTATATATGGAAGCACGCTAGACGGTAGCTTACATAGAGTATTCAGAATATTTTCTCTCCAAAGGTATTAAGCGCTAGGAAGTGAAAAGCCTCTAAGGATATTTGAAGGTTCCGTTTACCCGAGAAGCCAACCAATAACCCTCAACACGAGTCAGACAGTGCCTGATAGTCATATATAAACGAATCAGGAACCTGGAAGACTACATGGGGCTATTTTTATTCGGAGCGGCTCGGTCTCCTGGTGGAGTAGGTATGCTGTCAATTCCTGTTCCGGACTGCGTGCTGGAACCTGTTCTTGAGTGGGAAAAACATGCGTATTCGTATTATCATAATTGAGTTATAGAAGGGCTAAGGGCGTTATCGTAATGAGATGAGCGATAGGTACCGTACAATAGCAATATTTCTATCTGGATATCCTACAGATTCACCGTTACCAGGAATGATAGATAAATCCTTATGTTAGGAGTCATGTCTCACCTACCTActtaactactaactacccTAGCTATGCTCGCATAGGACAATAAGAGCTTAAATGCATGCATATACTACCAAGCACCTGTATATGAAATTACCAATCCAGTATATATGTCCACTCCTCCACTGAATCTCAGTAATCAGATTCATAATATTCCTCAAGAACATATACCCATCCGAAAAGTAGTGATGTCTTTTTCCTTAGTATCCGGATTgacccttcttttcttcagaGCGAAATGGCGACAGTGAAGCTAAAGTTCCGCTGTGCACTCAAATGTTGTTTTTCACTTAGTATGCTTAAGAGTAGAAAGTAAATTGGCTTCCGTAGCATCATACTTAACTTCCCATTGAAGACCTGTGCATACTAATGCCAGTCTTCCCACTTGTTACACGAGGTTTATTTTCCATTAGTATCATTGTAGGGAGTACTTGATAGTAGTACTTGATAGATATTTATCATCCATTTAGATATTATGTTCTAGTTACTTACAAGTGATTTTTGGTGTTTACTCTAGGCACTCTTACCTCAATCAACATATcacatactatatatacagccCGCTATCATGCTCTCAAGTGACCCTTCAAACATGCCGTCGATGATGAATCAGAACTTCGAATCAAATAAACGCATGagataatagtatttaatttCGTTAAAAGAAATACTCTACCATCCTAGATCCATCCGATCATATAACAAAAGTCTATACTCAGACTTATCCAAAGATCAGCCTCCCCCAATGCATACCAACCAAACACGTGTTCCACATTCAAGTCCTGAAAGAATAATTTCACACAGATAGTTAATTACTAACCAAAAACTCTACTGTAAAAAACCCAAAATAGACTTTTCGCAGGAATCCCGAAGATCTGGTTAGACTACGACCTGCAAAatgcaaaaagcaaagccGATCACGGTGACTACTAGTCAAGTCCCCGAGGCCGAGAGTCCCCACTGCTGGTTGCGGTTGTTGTTTCCCGAGGACGGCGTCTACTTAACGAGTTACATACCCGCTCGGGTGGCTGCCTTGCGGGGATTATGGTTTTGAGTTTCGGTGATTACTCAGAGGGCTTCTAGATACTAGGACGCCGATGTGATCTGATATTCGGACGAGACTGTCGATCAAATCGGGGTTCATGGGGCGGAGTAACATTCCGGCTTAAAGATACTAATTTTCTTCCTAATGCTACGGTGTGATTGATAATGTTTTGAATGTGATGTGAACGCTGAAAAAGATGCTTGGTATTTGGTCACACTAAATGTATATCTTTTATGGTCGCTTCCATTACATACTAGTGACTCGTTAGTACTGTGTATGATAAAGCGTATATGAGGCTTAACGTACCGGTTGACAGGGCTGAGACCCAGGATGCGCATACCGTTGTGCAGCACCTGGCGGGCGGACTCGTACAGAGCCATACGGGCCTTCTTGAGCTCAGGCTCGCTACCAACAACCTTGAGCACATCGTAGCTGGAGCTGAGCACGTGAGTCATGCGGAACAGGTAGGTGAGGATGGTAGTGGGCTCCAGGGTGCGGTTCGTGTTGAGCAGCACATCGGGCCACTGGGCGAGGAGACGAGCAAGGTCGGTGGCGTGGGTCTCGGTAAGGAGGCTCAGGTTGGCCGTGTCGAGCTCGTCGACGTTCAGGCCGGACTTGCGCACAATGGAGCAGAGACGGGCGTGGGCGTATTGCAGGTAGGGACCAGTGTCACCCTCGAACGAGGTCATGGCATCCAGGTTGAAGTCGTATCCGTTGATACTGTGTGACCATTAGCATTTTGAGACTATcatggggagaaggaataTACGTACCGCTTTCCAGTCATGTCCTGAACCATGACGGAGGACATACCCAGGATGTCGGCAGTGCCCTCAGGGTCAGCGACCTGCTCGTACTTCTcggtgttcttcttcatgaCTTCGTGCATCTTGTCACGGACATCCTGGAGGATGTCGTCCAAGAACTTGACGGTACCCTTACGGGTGCTCATACCGCGCACCATACCGAAGTTGATGTGCTGGCAGCGGTTGGCCAAATCCTTGTAGCCCATGAGTTCAGTGATCTTGAACAGCTGAGCCAAGTGGAGATCCTGCTGAGCGGCAACGACGTAGATCATCTTGTCGAACTTGTAGGCCTCCTCACGCTCGAGGATGGCTCCAATATCACGGGTCAGGTAGAGAGGAGTGCCGTCCTTGCGGACGATGATGGCCTTTCCAAGCTTCTTGGCGCCGTGCTTGGTGAAGTCGACGATAACAGCACCCTCGGACTTCTCGGACACGCCGGCCTTCTCCATGGTTTGGTAAGCGGCGGTCATGCTCTCCTGCTTGATCTGAGACTCTCCAGAGTAGACGTCAAAGTCAATGTTCAGACGAGCATAGGTCTGTCTGTACTTCTCGATACTGAGCTCACGGAACCGGCGCCAGAGAGCAAGGGCTTCCTGGTTACCATCCTCCATGCTCTTGAAGTAACGGCGGGcgttctcatcctcactggCATCGACAAGCTTAGcaagctccttctcctgctcagCGGTGTcctcacccttctccttcttggccttgatcTGCTCCTTGAGCTCCTTGATGGGGCCCTCCTGCTCGGAGACGATGCCGTTGATCTTGACGTAGACGTTGAACAGGTGGTTGATAGGGTCCTTGgtcagctcctcctcgctACCGAACATCTTGAAACCATTGGCAAGCAGACCGTACTGCTTACCCCAGTCACCAAGGTAGTTCATCTTGATGACGTCCCATCCCATGACCGTGTAAAGGTTGGCGAGGAAACCACCAATGATGGTACTGCGCAAGTGACCAGCGTGGAAGGGCTTAGCGATATTGGGAGACGAGAACTCGACGATGATGCGCTTGCGACCCTTGGAGGGGTCGGCGGGGTCGCGCAGACCAACGTTGCCATTGGTACCAAAGGCAgacttctccttcaagaTACGGCTAACGACGTTCTTGGTGAGGCGCTCCGggcggaagaagaactgCATGTGAGGGCCGAAGGCAACggggggaaggatgaggtCGGACTCGGGGAACTTCTCGACGAGTTCCTTGCACAGCTCCTGGgggttcttcttgatctgAAGGGAGGGGACCTAGAGATAACATATCACGTTAGTTGGCGTCAAGTGGCCCAATGGAACTCATCCAATTGTGATTTTTATGGTCGCGTACCGGCAACACCAGGTCACCCTTGTCCAACGAGTTCGTCCATGCGATGCGGGAGAAAATCTTCTCCGCGTCCAAGCCGGTGATCTTGGCCAGCTCCTCGGCAATGTGCTCTCTGTAGACGTCGACGGGGTTCAGGGAGGGGAAGCAGTTGGGGAACTTGGAGGTCTCGGAGGTCGACTGAATCGAGAGTCCCTCAACGGAGACAGCGAGGTCGGAAGCGGACGTCATGGCGGCAGCTTTGTTCTTCAAAAGCGACGCAGAGGAAAAAGACGAGCGCCAGGGATTTAAAAGAGGCGAAGAAAAAGCACCGCGGGCGCAGGAACAGCGACTATTTTGTGTGTAGTATGAGCGGACAGACTGGAAAATGCCGCTGGAAAATCGGCGTGCCCCGCTTACCAGATGGCGACCCATAAATGGAGGGGAATTGAGAGCCTCGCTTTGGAGGGGgacttttttctttgctctTTAGCCTCCATTCGGCAATCGCCCATACTGCCCGGGCGGTGAGTACTCCCTCATGACTCATCGAAGTTAGTCACGTGAGATATA
This genomic window contains:
- a CDS encoding arginine--tRNA ligase (COG:J;~EggNog:ENOG410PGU2;~InterPro:IPR035684,IPR005148,IPR009080,IPR001412, IPR001278,IPR014729,IPR008909,IPR036695;~PFAM:PF03485,PF00750,PF05746;~go_component: GO:0005737 - cytoplasm [Evidence IEA];~go_function: GO:0000166 - nucleotide binding [Evidence IEA];~go_function: GO:0004812 - aminoacyl-tRNA ligase activity [Evidence IEA];~go_function: GO:0004814 - arginine-tRNA ligase activity [Evidence IEA];~go_function: GO:0005524 - ATP binding [Evidence IEA];~go_process: GO:0006418 - tRNA aminoacylation for protein translation [Evidence IEA];~go_process: GO:0006420 - arginyl-tRNA aminoacylation [Evidence IEA]); the protein is MGRHLVSGARRFSSGIFQSVRSYYTQNSRCSCARGAFSSPLLNPWRSSFSSASLLKNKAAAMTSASDLAVSVEGLSIQSTSETSKFPNCFPSLNPVDVYREHIAEELAKITGLDAEKIFSRIAWTNSLDKGDLVLPVPSLQIKKNPQELCKELVEKFPESDLILPPVAFGPHMQFFFRPERLTKNVVSRILKEKSAFGTNGNVGLRDPADPSKGRKRIIVEFSSPNIAKPFHAGHLRSTIIGGFLANLYTVMGWDVIKMNYLGDWGKQYGLLANGFKMFGSEEELTKDPINHLFNVYVKINGIVSEQEGPIKELKEQIKAKKEKGEDTAEQEKELAKLVDASEDENARRYFKSMEDGNQEALALWRRFRELSIEKYRQTYARLNIDFDVYSGESQIKQESMTAAYQTMEKAGVSEKSEGAVIVDFTKHGAKKLGKAIIVRKDGTPLYLTRDIGAILEREEAYKFDKMIYVVAAQQDLHLAQLFKITELMGYKDLANRCQHINFGMVRGMSTRKGTVKFLDDILQDVRDKMHEVMKKNTEKYEQVADPEGTADILGMSSVMVQDMTGKRINGYDFNLDAMTSFEGDTGPYLQYAHARLCSIVRKSGLNVDELDTANLSLLTETHATDLARLLAQWPDVLLNTNRTLEPTTILTYLFRMTHVLSSSYDVLKVVGSEPELKKARMALYESARQVLHNGMRILGLSPVNRM